A window from Mytilus galloprovincialis chromosome 8, xbMytGall1.hap1.1, whole genome shotgun sequence encodes these proteins:
- the LOC143042102 gene encoding RWD domain-containing protein 2B-like — protein sequence MEEFNDPEVEETQVNIPEMLELQVSEIEMLQSMFPNSGELRLDDPAVMVEIRQYLDGKLAYDYLQNRIGFTLKITPGNQKVTIEVVCLYPHEYPSVAPCVFTRCEQMDRNSHSQLNEDLQQYILGVDRGEICMFSVIEWIQENFVKYLKKQPATKTKKKDIEYDKTFSRLWIYSHHLFSKFKRRDIVDWAHEMKLTGFSLPGKPGIICVEGNSQNVDDYWSRLRALAWKKIVIREREDNAIGKKNLNEFHKFDGFEEKVFEVRAARGREYRMDMGLFCDFLNEHNCGHIFSCYFGVDGKGTSLSVT from the exons ATGGAAGAATTTAATGACCCAGAAGTAGAGGAGACCCAGGTCAACATTCCAGAGATGTTAGAACTCCAGGTATCAGAGATAGAGATGCTTCAGAGTATGTTCCCAAACAGTGGGGAACTGAGGTTAGACGACCCTGCAGTTATGGTAGAGATAAGACAATATCTTGATGGCAAATTAGCATATGACTACCTACAGAACAGGATAGGGTTTACACTGAAAATAACACCAGGAAATCAGAAg GTGACTATTGAAGTTGTCTGCCTTTATCCACATGAATACCCTAGTGTTGCTCCATGCGTCTTCACCCGTTGTGAGCAGATGGACAGAAACAGCCATAGTCAATTAAATGAGGATTTACAGCAGTATATTCTTGGGGTCGATAGAGGAGAAATCTGCATGTTCTCTGTTATAGAATGGAtacaagaaaattttgtaaaatacctGAAGAAACAACCAGcaacaaaaactaaaaagaaaGATATTGAATATGATAAAACATTCTCAAGACTATGGATTTATAGTCATCACTTATTTAGTAAATTTAAGCGTAGAGACATTGTAGACTGGGCTCACGAAATGAAACTCACTGGTTTTAGTTTACCCGGAAAACCGGGAATAATTTGTGTTGAGGGAAATAGTCAAAATGTTGATGATTATTGGTCAAGATTAAGGGCGCTTGCTTGGAAAAAGATTGTTATACGTGAAAGAGAAGATAATGCTATTGGGAAGAAAAATCTTaatgaatttcataaatttgatggATTTGAAGAAAAAGTTTTTGAAGTGCGTGCTGCTAGAGGACGCGAATATCGTATGGATATGggtttattttgtgattttttaaatgaacataatTGTGGACATATATTTAGTTGTTATTTTGGTGTTGATGGAAAAGGGACTTCATTATCAGTTACCtga